The DNA region CGGCCAGGTCCTCGACCTCAAGCCGGGCCTCGTCGAGCGCGACCGGCCGTACTTCCCGCGACTGCTCGTGCAGGTCTGGACGGAGACGCTGCGCGACGACGAGCTGCGCGCCCTCATCCAGGGCGGGTACGACGCCGTGCGGGCGGCCTGGGTCCGGATCGTCGAGGGCTATCAGGCCGCGGGCATGATGCGCGCCGACGTGCCCGCGGACCGCGTCGCACGGACGATGATCGCCATGGCGCAGGGATTCGCGGCCCAGGTCGCCCTGTTCGACGGGGTGCCGACGGACGCGCTGAGGGACGGCGTGCGCGGGCTGATGAGCATGGGTGAGCCCGCGTGAGGAGCGGACCCCCGCCCGAGTATGGGGCAGTCCTGCTGGCGGTCATGGCTCGGTCAAGGTCTGGTTAACCTCACTGAAACTCCGTCCAACTAGCCTGCCGTGCCACGCCACCTGGGGATCGCGTACGCCAAGGTGTACCTCGGCGCGCTCTTCGCTGTGCGCTACATCTTTTCCCGTCGCGGTGGCCGCGGCAGCCGGACCCCGCACGGTTCGGAGCAAGGACGATGAGGTGGGGACGTGCGACTGACACCGCACGAGCAGGAGAGGCTGCTCATCCATGTGGCTGCCGACGTGGCCGAGAAGCGCCGGGCGCGCGGCCTCAGGCTCAACCATCCCGAGGCGATCGCGCTCATCACGTCGCACATCCTCGAAGGCGCCCGCGACGGCCGCAGCGTCGCCGATCTGA from Streptomyces flavofungini includes:
- a CDS encoding TetR/AcrR family transcriptional regulator; protein product: MARVSQEHLDARRRQILDGAALCFARNGFHATSMQDVLKEVGLSAGAVYRYFSGKDELIHAIVSEVLLEIREVFESAAGQTPPPPPDVLVDRALGQVLDLKPGLVERDRPYFPRLLVQVWTETLRDDELRALIQGGYDAVRAAWVRIVEGYQAAGMMRADVPADRVARTMIAMAQGFAAQVALFDGVPTDALRDGVRGLMSMGEPA
- a CDS encoding urease subunit gamma, with product MRLTPHEQERLLIHVAADVAEKRRARGLRLNHPEAIALITSHILEGARDGRSVADLMTSGRKVLTRDDVMDGIPEMIHDVQVEATFPDGTKLVTVHDPIV